The proteins below are encoded in one region of Saccopteryx leptura isolate mSacLep1 chromosome 1, mSacLep1_pri_phased_curated, whole genome shotgun sequence:
- the GPHA2 gene encoding glycoprotein hormone alpha-2, producing MADPQTQLFCLLFLAITEGWGRQVAIPGCHLHPFNVTVRSDRQGTCQGSHVAQACVGHCESSAFPSRYSVLVASGYRHNVTSISQCCTISGLRKVKVQLYCGGDRREELEIFTARACQCDMCRLSRY from the exons ATGGCAGACCCCCAAACCCAGCTCTTCTGCCTGCTGTTCCTGGCAATCACTGAAGGCTGGGGTCGGCAGGTGGCTATCCCCGGCTGCCACTTGCACC CCTTCAATGTGACAGTGCGAAGTGACCGCCAGGGTACCTGCCAGGGCTCCCATGTGGCACAGGCTTGTGTGGGTCACTGTGAGTCCAGTGCCTTCCCTTCCCGCTACTCTGTGCTGGTGGCCAGTGGCTATCGACACAACGTCACCTCCATCTCTCAATGCTGCACCATCAGTGGtctgaggaag GTGAAAGTGCAGCTGTATTGCGGGGGGGAccggagggaggagctggagatCTTCACCGCCAGGGCCTGCCAGTGTGACATGTGTCGCCTCTCACGCTACTAG
- the PPP2R5B gene encoding serine/threonine-protein phosphatase 2A 56 kDa regulatory subunit beta isoform, whose product METKLPPASTPTSPSSPGLSPVPPPDKVDGFSRRSLRRARPRRSHSSSQFRYQSNQQELTPLPLLKDVPASELHELLSRKLAQCGVMFDFLDCVADLKGKEVKRAALNELVECVGSTRGVLIEPVYPDIIRMISVNIFRTLPPSENPEFDPEEDEPNLEPSWPHLQLVYEFFLRFLESPDFQPSVAKRYVDQKFVLMLLELFDSEDPREREYLKTILHRVYGKFLGLRAYIRKQCSHIFLRFIYELEHFNGVAELLEILGSIINGFALPLKTEHKQFLVRVLIPLHSVKSLSVFHAQLAYCVVQFLEKDATLTEHVIRGLLKYWPKTCTQKEVMFLGEMEEILDVIEPSQFVKIQEPLFKQVARCVSSPHFQVAERALYFWNNEYILSLIEDNCHTVLPAVFGTLYQVSKEHWNQTIVSLIYNVLKTFMEMNGKLFDELTASYKLEKQQEQQKALERQELWQGLEELRLRRLQGTQGAKEAPLQRLTPQVAASGGQS is encoded by the exons ATGGAGACGAAGCTGCCTCCTGCAAGTACCCCCACCAGCCCCTCTTCCCCGGGGCTGTCGCCTGTGCCCCCACCTGACAAAGTGGATGGCTTCTCCCGCCGTTCCCTCCGCAGGGCCCGGCCCCGGCGCTCACACAGTTCCTCTCAGTTCCGCTATCAGAGCAACCAGCAGGAGCTCACTCCACTGCCCCTGCTCAAAG atgTGCCGGCCTCTGAGCTGCACGAGCTCCTGAGCCGGAAGCTGGCCCAGTGTGGGGTGATGTTTGACTTCTTGGACTGCGTGGCCGACCTGAAGGGGAAGGAGGTGAAGCGTGCAGCGCTCAACGAGCTGGTGGAGTGTGTGGGGAGCACCCGGGGGGTCCTCATCGAGCCTGTCTACCCAGACATCATCCGCATG ATCTCAGTGAATATCTTCCGGACCCTGCCGCCCAGTGAGAACCCAGAATTTGACCCTGAAGAGGATGAGCCCAACCTCGAGCCTTCGTGGCCACATCTGCAG ctggtATATGAGTTTTTCCTGCGCTTCTTGGAGAGCCCAGACTTTCAGCCCTCCGTGGCCAAGAGATACGTGGATCAAAAGTTTGTTCTGATG CTCTTGGAGCTGTTTGACAGTGAGGACCCCCGGGAGCGTGAGTACCTCAAGACCATCCTGCACCGGGTCTACGGCAAGTTCCTGGGGCTGCGGGCCTACATCCGCAAACAGTGCAGCCACATCTTCCTCAG GTTCATCTATGAACTCGAACACTTTAACGGTGTGGCTGAGCTGCTGGAGATCTTAGGAAG CATCATCAACGGCTTTGCGCTGCCCCTGAAGACAGAGCACAAGCAGTTCCTGGTTCGGGTCCTGATTCCCCTGCACTCCGTTAAGTCGCTGTCTGTCTTTCATGCCCAG CTGGCATACTGTGTGGTGCAGTTCCTGGAAAAGGATGCCACCTTGACAGAGCAT GTGATCCGGGGGCTGCTCAAATACTGGCCAAAAACCTGCACCCAGAAGGAG GTAATGTTTCTGGGAGAGATGGAAGAGATTCTTGATGTCATTGAGCCCTCCCAGTTTGTGAAGATCCAGGAGCCCCTCTTCAAGCAGGTGGCCCGCTGTGTGTCCAGCCCCCATTTCCAG GTTGCAGAGCGGGCTCTGTATTTCTGGAACAATGAGTATATCCTGAGCCTCATTGAGGACAACTGCCACACTGTGCTGCCTGCTGTGTTCGGGACCCTCTACCAGGTCTCCAAGGAGCACTGGAATCA AACCATCGTATCTCTGATCTACAATGTGCTCAAGACCTTCATGGAGATGAATGGGAAGCTGTTTGATGAACTCACAGCCTCCTACAAGCTGGAAAAGCAGCA gGAGCAGCAGAAGGCCCTAGAACGTCAGGAGCTGTGGCAAGGCCTGGAGGAGCTACGGCTACGCCGATTACAGGGGACTCAGGGGGCCAAAGAGGCCCCCCTCCAGCGCCTTACACCCCAGGTGGCCGCCAGTGGGGGTCAGAGCTAG